In Actinomadura luteofluorescens, the sequence GAAGCCGACCAGGCGCAGCGCGCGGGCGACCGCGGTGCGTGTGGCGGAGTCCATCCCCTCCACCGAGACGTCCACGACGCCCCCGCCGTCGTGGGTGCCCGCGGAGGTGGGGTCGCCGCCGGGGTTGTAGGAGCCCTGGTCCAGCGCGAGGTCGCGGCCGAGCAGCCGCTCCGCCTCGGCCAGCATCTTCTGCGTCCGGGTGTTGACGACGACCCCGCCGGTGGACACGCGGGCACCCGGTTCGATGACGTGGTCGACCGTGAAGCGCCCGCTTCCGAGCTTGGCGAGCGACGTTCTTCCCGGCAGCCCGCTGGCGGCGAGACCGGTGTAGCCGAGCGACTTCTGGTACTTCGCGTAGGCGGCGATCGTGGTGGTGCCGAAGTAGCCGTCCACCCATGTGGCGTCGAGCAGGTTCCTGTCCCGCAGCGCCTGCTCGACGAGGAGCACGCCGGCCTTCGCGCCCGGCGTCAGCGTGTCGTCCGCCCGCCGCGGGTCGATCTGGGCCGCCTTGACGGTGGCCTCCATGTTCACGCTCGGCAGCGCCTGGAGGCCGGGGGCCTGGCCGCCGGCCGCATGGGCCGCGGGCGTCTCGGCCGGTCCGGTGAGGGAGGTGAGCAGGGTCGCCGTCACGACCGCGGCGGCGTACGAAGGCAGCTTCATCGGGTCTCCTGGTAGGGGAGCTGGGCGCGAAGCCCGCGACGGAGACCACGGTCGCCCGACCGCTCACGCGTTCACAAGAAGATCGTGTTGTCAGCCTGTTCGCCGAGCGAATTCGTACAGACAGCCACGCGATCTGACAGATCGGACGCCTGTCGTTCGAGCGGATCGTCCGGCCGCCGGGCAGGCGTCCGACGGCCGGACGATCCGCGTCAGGTGCGCGGGGTGGGGAACCACGTCCAGGCCCGGGTGCGGGTCTCCTTGCTGGTGACGCGGAGCTCGCGGTAGGCGCCGGCGTCGATGAGGCTGCGGTTCCTGCCGGTGATGTCGCCGTAGAGGCGGTCGGAGACGATCAGCCCGAAGTCGGTCGCGGCGCCGTCGAGGGCGCGCTTGAAGGCGCCGGACTCCAGCAGCCGGAACAGGTGCACCACGGCGTGGCCGGCCACGCCGTGGTCGTCGCGGTGCACCAGGCCGCTGTGGACCGCCAGCCGGAGCCGGAGGCGAACGGCGTCGCCGGCGAGCCGGTTGTAGCGGCGCAGCACCGCGGTCAGGTGGTGGGCGAGCGGGTCGAGGAACAGCTCCGCCGGAACCTGCTGCGGCGCGACGAACAGGGCGCCGTCGCCGCGGTCCTCGCGGTGGCAGTCCCACCAGGGCAGCGACCCCATGGCGCAGGCCTCGGCCAGCAGCGCGTACATCTGGCGACGCAGCCGCAGCTGGATCTCGTCGTCGCGGCGCCGGTCGCCGAACGCCGCGATGTCGATCGCGGCCAGGGTGGTGTGCATCGCCGGCGCGAGGTCCGGCGGCCGGGTGAGGATCTCGGTGACCGACGGGGACAGCCGCACCGGCGGGCGGGGCCGGCGAGCGGGGATCGAGTTCACCGCCGGGCCTCCGGACGCACTCGACGCCCTCCGGCCGCGGGCCCGCCGGAGCCGGAGGGGGTGTAGGCCTCCTCCAGGGCGGGATCGGCCCAGAAGTCGATCAGCTCGTCCCGCGACATCTGGCAGGGAGGCGCGGCCGGGAGCGCGCGCCCCGTCTCCAGCGCCCAGATCGCCGCCAGCATCAGGATCGTGCTCTCCTCGTCGTCGCGGGGGATGCGCGGGACGAGGGGCCTGGCCGTCTCCATCCGGGGACGCGCCCCGTGCTGCGGGCTCTGGCCGTGTCCCTGCGCCGCCGCTCGTGCGCGGGAGTGCGCGGGACGCGCCCGGCAGGGGCGGGGGCATGAGCCGCCGGTGCGGGGCGCGGGGTCTTTGGTCGTTGACATAACGCGGACGCCTTCTGTGCTCGGTCTCATCTTGCGGAGCACCAGTAGGCCAGTCCGCGGCGGCTCCGGCCACGCCGAGCCGGACATCAGAAACAAACGGAACGGCCGGCCGCACGGCACGGCAGAACGAACCGGACAGATGTCACATTCATGCCATTTTTTCGTGAAAGCAATTCGGTGCCGCACGGGCCTGTGTCACGTGACACAAACCTCCGCCGGAGGGGCGTTCCGTGCCGTTCCCGGCTGCTCCGGATCTCACTGACCGACCCAAAAAGCCACGTCAAGGCACGGCTCGGGACGGAACGGAACAGTCCGGAACGGCATGACATGCCATTGTTTGACGCGCAAAGGTTCCAGTAGTGAGAGCATTCCAGCGATTAACGATCTATCGCCAAGGATGATCTTCACGTTAGGGCCGACGGATGCCGACCAACTCCCCGCAAGCGAGCCCCCCGTTGGACGAGTTCGTGCGCGACCTGATCCAGTTCACCCACGCGTGCGGCTCGCCCCACTACCGGGAGCTGGCCAAGCTGGCGCCCGGGGTCCTGGCCGGTCACAAGAAGCGCATCCCCGTGCTGCGGCCGCTCTCGCTCACCGCGATCAGCAACGTGCTGTCCCGGCAGCGGCAGGGCCCGCAGGACTGGGGGTGGGTGGCCACCTTCGTGCTCACCTGCCTGCACTACGTCGAGAAGACCGGTATCGAGCCCGACTTCCCCGGCCCGGCGACCCTCCAGGACTGGCACGCCCGCTACCAGCTCATGCGCGACGAACTGGCCGGCCCGCAAGCGGGGCCGGGCGCCGTCCGGGAGGCGGAGCCGGCGCGGCCGGCGGACGCCTTCCGCGCCGATCCCGCCCCGCCGGCCGAAGCCCGGGTCGCCGTCTCGGTCGCCTCCACCCGCGGCGGCGACCGGCGCGGTGAGCGGACCCGCGCGGAAGGCGGTGGGCGGGCCGGAACCGGCGCGGGCACGGACGGCGCGCCGTCCCCGCCGGGGGAACCGGCCGACCCGGAGCCCGACCCCGCGGCGCCG encodes:
- a CDS encoding peptidoglycan-binding domain-containing protein, which encodes MKLPSYAAAVVTATLLTSLTGPAETPAAHAAGGQAPGLQALPSVNMEATVKAAQIDPRRADDTLTPGAKAGVLLVEQALRDRNLLDATWVDGYFGTTTIAAYAKYQKSLGYTGLAASGLPGRTSLAKLGSGRFTVDHVIEPGARVSTGGVVVNTRTQKMLAEAERLLGRDLALDQGSYNPGGDPTSAGTHDGGGVVDVSVEGMDSATRTAVARALRLVGFAAWVRSPAQGDWPWHIHAAAISDTDLSSQAQHQTGDYYLGLNGLSGRGADDGPKVTIRTWEEYQRS